One Panicum virgatum strain AP13 chromosome 3N, P.virgatum_v5, whole genome shotgun sequence DNA segment encodes these proteins:
- the LOC120665162 gene encoding uncharacterized protein LOC120665162, which yields MIKSPACVLEPEPDAWLPAAIISAARGQLERDADVTRPQCWRHRSGKQAGRLLAFAFASAHHHHHHHQFTIYPLAPPVSRSRPGPRPLPGQLRLSQEVEVQVVRVMMMPPPLMGRGRPGWWRWWRGRGKSARSLGVVACAFAVAAALVVSLCFVGGALASDLRRKTEEAAAAAAGAHPGDDQAVATEVRARAREAVYHYGGRRRLLSGGPGSHPPRCTSKCGSCSPCYPVHVSVPRGVLVTTEYYPEAWRCKCRNQLYMP from the exons ATGATAAAATCCCCAGCGTGCGtgctggagccggagccggatgCTTGGTTGCCGGCCGCTATTATATCAGCTGCCCGGGGGCAGCTGGAGCGCGACGCCGATGTGACGCGGCCACAGTGCTGGCGACACCGGTCGGgcaagcaggcaggcaggctcCTCGCGTTCGCGTTCGCGTCCGCtcatcaccaccaccatcatcacCAATTCACCATCTATCCCCTCGCGCCCCCCGTGTCCCGCTCGCGCCCCGGCCCCCGGCCGCTTCCGGGTCAGCTGAGGTTGAGCCAAGAGGTCGAGGTCCAGGTGGTTCGGGTGATgatgatgccgccgccgctcatggggagggggaggccggggtggtggcggtggtggagggggagggggaagtCCGCGCGGAGCCTCGGCGTCGTCGCCTGCGCCTTcgcggtggccgcggcgctCGTCGTCTCCCTCTGCTTCGTCGGCGGCGCGCTCGCTTCGG ATCTCCGGAGGAAGAccgaggaagcggcggcggcggcggcaggagcccATCCCGGTGATGATCAGGCGGTGGCGACCGAG gtgcgggcgcgggcgcgggaggCGGTCTACCactacggcggccggcggcggctgctgtcgGGTGGTCCGGGGTCGCACCCGCCGCGGTGCACGTCCAAGTGCGGGAGCTGCAGCCCCTGCTACCCGGTGCACGTGTCCGTGCCGCGGGGGGTgctcgtcaccaccgagtactaCCCGGAGGCGTGGCGCTGCAAGTGCCGGAACCAGCTCTACATGCCGTGA